The window GCAGATTATACGAATCTAACAGATTTTATTTTCCCACAGATCATACAGATTTATACGGATGGTTGTTTAGATATTCTTTAAATTCTACAGCAAACTACAAATAGCAAAACCAGCCTCCCGTATCCAACATCTCTGAAATTAACAGCAGCCAAATCTCATATACTTTTTGTAATTTAGAGAAAACCTTAAATCTGAAAATTAATATGTTAGACAGCATCCCCTATTTTTCATATATCATCAGTGCCTTCATTGGCATTGGATTAGCTGCTGCTACGGGATTCCGGGTATTTCTTCCCATGTTTATCGTGAGCCTTGCCTCTTATGTCAACTGGATTCCGATGAATGAGCATTTTGAGTGGCTTGCAGGGCTTCCGACACTTATTACAACAGGGATTGCCACAGTAGCCGAGATCCTCGCGTATTACATTCCTTTTATTGACCATTTGCTGGATACGGTTTCCATTCCTATGGCAACGGTTGCTGGTTCTATATTATTTGCGAGCCAGTTTACCGAACTGGGAACTTTTCCTCAATGGGCGCTGGCCTTAATTGCAGGTGGTGGTACAGCCGCTACTATCAGCTCTGGTTTTGCAGGAATACGGGCAGCTTCTACAGCAACAACCGGAGGATTAGGGAATTCTGTGGTAGGAACAACAGAAACGGCAGGAGCCGGTCTTATGTCTGTTCTTGCGATGGCGGCTCCGGTGATTGCAGCTATTTTTGCTGTTATTACTTTAATCCTTGTTATTGTTTTTGGACGGAAAGCGTGGAAAAAATTAAGGGGAAGTAAAAATGCTCCCCATGATGGATAAATACAAAAGGTACTGCGTTTAACAGTACCTTTTTCTTTTTAACTTTTACTTCTGAAGTCCTTAATATCCTGAATTTTGGATTCAAAATATTCTTTCTTTTCCGGACTCTTTTTGATTAATATTTCAAACGCCTTGATTGCTTTTGTATAGAGTTTCTGTTCAAAATAAAGATTGGCCAACGTCTCTGTCATCAGATGGGAGATATCGTCATTCTTTTCTTTTACCACATAGGTACTTTCTTCTTTTAACTGGCTGATCCGGGGGTTATTTTCAATAAAGGTTTCAATAGCTTTCTCTTTGATTTCTGTTTTTTCCTTTACAATATCTTCCTTTCTGTCTATCTTCAGCCAGCTTTGCCAGGTATTGATGAAACCGGGAACGTTACTGTCTGCTATCACCTGAGTTGTATTCTTCATAGTAACCTCCTGTTTTTTTTCTGCAGGTTCTTCTTTTTCATGCTGCTTTTCTTCAACTTTGAGGGTAGAGATATCGGTTCCGAAGAAAGATACATTCATTACAGGAGCATCAGCATCCTCTTTTCCAGCTTCTGCTGTGGCTTTTTCTTCTTCATCTGATTCAAGGTGCACTGTTTCTTCTTCTACCGGCAAAATTTCTTCCTCAGCGGCTTTACCTGTTTCCTCTGATTGGGAATCTTCAGTGAATGTTTCATGTGCCGGTTCAGGAATGACCTCTGCTTCCGGAGCTTTTATTTCAGGTGCTGATCCCTTTGTTGATTTACTGATTAAAGAATCCGGCATAATGGGCTCCACGCTCATGGGCTTCCATGCGGACTGAACTTCGGGAGTTTTTTCCTCCTGCTGTTCTTTTTCCTGAGTGATTTCAGCTTTAGGCTCTTCTTCTACAGGCAATTGATTCTCAACAACTTCTTCCGGTATCAGCTCTTCTTTGATTTCCTCAGGCTTATCTTCACTTGTTGACCAGAAATGGAAGCTTTGGGTCTCTTCGAAGCTAATTTCATGATCTTCAGTAGCTTCAGGCTCTACCTTTTCTTCCTGAGATACCGATTTTGCCTCTTTCATTTTTTTCTCAACTTCTTCAATGAGTCTTCTCATCTCATCCTCATGTTTATTTACATTGGATTGAGATACTTCAGGAGTTTCAGAAATTTCTCCGCTATTAGCCTGTATTTTCACATCCGGCATAAATGAGTCTGTGCCATGGAAGCTTACTTCTGCATCAGATACTTCTGCTGAAGATTCCTGCTGATTATCATTTGCTTCATCCTGTTGAGCAGGGATTTTATCTTCCTCAATAACAGTTTCCGGCGTAAAATTTTCTCCAGCTTTCTCTTCTGCTTCCGCTGATATTTCTTCTTGCTGAGCAGTTTTTTCTTCAGAAACTGCTGTTTCAGGTTCTGCTGATTCTGCTGTTACAGATTCTTCTTCTTCTTCTTCTTCTTCTGTTGCTGCTGCTTCAATATTTCTTTCAGGAACTAAAGGAGCTATTTCATGAAGGCTGACATTTTGCTCATCGTCAATTTTCTGTTCTTCTTTTGCAGATGAAATCTGATCTTCATCAATGATGGTTTCCGGTGTGAAGTTTTCCCCTGCCTTTTCCTCTGTTTCAGCCACTGCTTCTTCCTTGGATTCCTGAATGGTTTGTTCTTTTGCAGGCTCAAGCTTCTGGGTTACCAATGTTCCTGATTCCAGGGTAGATTCAAGATCTATCGTCTCTGCATTTTGCTCATCCAGGAAGTTTTCTTCCCCTTCAAATAAAATCCGGTTTCTTTCACCGTTTACATAAATAGGCTTGACTTCATGCGCAATGGGTAATATACATGCATTTTCCTGTTCTTCTCCCTGTTTTTCCAAAGAGGTTTCTTCTTCTCTTTTAATAGGAAAGGATTTGCTTTTAGGACCATATTGAGAAGATTTATCTATGATTGGGGAAGGTTTCTTCTCTTCTGCAATTCCGGATTTGATCTCTTCTCTGATCTTTCCGTTGATCAGCTGATACAAGATCTTTTTATCCGTGGTATAGGCGGCCGTTGTAGAAAGTTCTTTCTGATAATTTTCTTTTTCATACAGGTGTACCCCATAGAGATGGAGCGCCCTGATATTCTGAATATAAGGAAATGTGTGAATCTCTTCTTTCAAAAGACCGAGGTCTTCTAACTGAATCTTCTTCGGATTTTTTATTAATTCTAAAACTCTGGGATTCATCTTACCAATTCGCTACAATGTCGTTAAATATCTTGTTAATGATTCTATCTGTCACCAGCTTTACCTGCTGATCTTCGATCTGACTTAGTGATACATCACTGTTGAAAGCGGCTTCATCAGAGTAGGTTCTGTCAAAACTGGCATCCGGATGAATTTTATTTTCATAATGTAC of the Chryseobacterium aureum genome contains:
- a CDS encoding DUF4126 domain-containing protein codes for the protein MLDSIPYFSYIISAFIGIGLAAATGFRVFLPMFIVSLASYVNWIPMNEHFEWLAGLPTLITTGIATVAEILAYYIPFIDHLLDTVSIPMATVAGSILFASQFTELGTFPQWALALIAGGGTAATISSGFAGIRAASTATTGGLGNSVVGTTETAGAGLMSVLAMAAPVIAAIFAVITLILVIVFGRKAWKKLRGSKNAPHDG